From one Paeniglutamicibacter psychrophenolicus genomic stretch:
- a CDS encoding amino acid permease has product MALGSAIGTGLFYGSASAIQAAGPAVLLAYMIGGAAVFMVMRALGEMAVRHPVSGSFGQYASRYLGPFAGFITGWTFAFEMAIVAIADVTAFGIYMGFWFPDVPRWIWILAVVFFIAALNMMKVKVFGETEFWLSLIKVSAIIAMIIGGVLIVLFGFGLPAEANPGIGTMLAAGGFFPNGFWGLLASFSIVMFAFGGIETIGITAGEAENPKKVVPAAINTVPVRILLFYVCTLGVLMMIYPWNQVGSEGSPFVQIFDSLGIPAAAHILNAVVITAAISAINSDIFGAGRMMFGLAQQGHAPASFAKISRNGVPWMTVLTMGIVLLAGVVLNMLLPESLFLIIASIATFATVWVWVMILLSHIAMKRAIKREGLPASEFPSPWWPAASYVALGFMGFVIVLLGIMPTTRVALVVGTVWIAFLFVAYKVWVRGKGHERAELVDETGREYVSVDAQ; this is encoded by the coding sequence ATGGCCCTTGGCTCGGCCATCGGCACCGGACTGTTCTACGGTTCCGCATCCGCCATCCAGGCCGCCGGCCCGGCGGTCCTGCTGGCCTACATGATCGGCGGCGCCGCCGTCTTCATGGTGATGCGGGCATTGGGCGAGATGGCGGTGCGGCACCCGGTCTCCGGGTCCTTCGGCCAATACGCTTCCAGGTACCTGGGCCCGTTCGCGGGGTTCATCACCGGCTGGACCTTTGCCTTCGAGATGGCAATCGTGGCAATCGCAGACGTCACCGCGTTTGGCATCTACATGGGCTTCTGGTTCCCGGATGTGCCGCGCTGGATCTGGATCCTGGCCGTGGTCTTCTTCATAGCCGCACTGAACATGATGAAGGTCAAGGTCTTTGGCGAGACCGAGTTCTGGCTCTCGCTGATCAAGGTCTCCGCCATCATCGCGATGATCATCGGCGGGGTGCTGATCGTGCTCTTCGGCTTCGGGCTGCCGGCCGAAGCGAACCCCGGCATCGGGACGATGCTGGCCGCCGGAGGGTTCTTCCCCAACGGCTTCTGGGGACTGTTGGCTTCCTTCTCGATCGTGATGTTTGCCTTTGGCGGCATCGAGACCATCGGCATCACCGCCGGCGAAGCCGAGAACCCCAAGAAGGTCGTCCCCGCTGCGATCAACACCGTCCCGGTTCGCATCTTGTTGTTCTACGTCTGCACCTTGGGCGTGCTGATGATGATCTACCCGTGGAACCAGGTCGGCTCGGAGGGCAGCCCGTTCGTGCAGATCTTCGATTCCCTGGGCATTCCCGCAGCGGCACATATCCTCAACGCCGTCGTGATCACTGCCGCGATCTCGGCCATCAACTCGGACATCTTCGGGGCCGGACGCATGATGTTCGGCCTGGCCCAGCAGGGCCACGCCCCGGCATCCTTCGCCAAGATCTCCCGCAACGGGGTGCCATGGATGACCGTGTTGACCATGGGCATCGTGCTGCTGGCCGGCGTGGTGCTCAACATGTTGCTGCCCGAGTCGCTGTTCCTGATCATCGCCTCGATCGCGACCTTCGCGACCGTCTGGGTGTGGGTCATGATCCTGCTCTCGCACATCGCCATGAAGCGGGCCATCAAGCGCGAGGGGTTGCCCGCCTCGGAGTTCCCCTCCCCCTGGTGGCCGGCCGCCTCCTACGTGGCGCTGGGCTTCATGGGCTTTGTGATCGTGCTGCTGGGCATCATGCCCACCACCCGCGTGGCCCTGGTTGTGGGCACCGTGTGGATAGCGTTCCTCTTCGTCGCATACAAGGTGTGGGTCCGCGGCAAGGGCCATGAACGTGCCGAGCTGGTCGACGAAACCGGGCGCGAATACGTATCGGTCGACGCGCAATAG
- a CDS encoding YoaK family protein, producing MARSLGWRGIAFASGLTAIAGFVDGVAFIHFGGYFVSFMSGNSTRSSAGLAEGNYFEWALAIGLVVSFVLGVAAATLASQVPSVHRRGAVLSVSSVFLVAAALTTLGSLHAVWTGALMAMSMGAINATYTRRGEVSVGLTYMTGALVKMGQHLAAALVGGPKWAWLPYGALWAMITMGSFVGAFLYLQVGLLILWAAALALVLWTVVAFLRDSPGRIFGTLG from the coding sequence GTGGCGCGGTCTTTGGGATGGCGGGGAATCGCCTTTGCCAGTGGACTAACCGCAATTGCCGGATTCGTGGATGGTGTGGCGTTCATCCACTTTGGCGGATACTTTGTCTCGTTCATGAGCGGGAACTCGACGCGTTCCAGCGCGGGACTTGCAGAAGGAAACTACTTCGAGTGGGCCTTGGCCATCGGGCTGGTGGTCAGCTTCGTGCTGGGCGTGGCCGCGGCGACCCTGGCCAGCCAGGTGCCGTCGGTGCACCGGCGCGGAGCGGTGCTCTCGGTGTCCTCGGTCTTCCTGGTGGCTGCGGCCTTGACCACGCTCGGGTCGCTCCATGCCGTGTGGACAGGGGCCTTGATGGCCATGTCCATGGGCGCCATCAACGCGACCTATACGCGCCGCGGCGAAGTCAGCGTGGGGCTGACGTACATGACCGGGGCCCTGGTGAAGATGGGCCAGCACCTGGCGGCGGCACTGGTCGGCGGACCCAAGTGGGCTTGGCTGCCGTACGGCGCACTCTGGGCCATGATCACGATGGGGTCCTTCGTCGGGGCATTCCTCTACCTGCAGGTGGGATTGTTGATCCTGTGGGCAGCCGCGTTGGCACTGGTCCTGTGGACCGTCGTTGCCTTCTTGCGGGACAGCCCCGGGCGGATCTTCGGAACCCTCGGCTAA
- a CDS encoding thymidylate kinase: MPSIRTATSLALADRPEPRDAGALSGDSSRRRTVVLLGIDGAGKTTTATALVASLRDSGARAQLLRNPAGRRWMTKVAARFGTALTPVWANRLESVVRCVNVLLAHTRAVAFPGTTVMDRHVACQLVLRSIRGLPQGVLLPWLLARLPRPEAIILIDVPADVAYSRILLRGEDSETLAYLSSSREAYLEIAMARGWHVVDGSGTPQQVAADALRAACSLS; this comes from the coding sequence TTGCCTTCAATCCGCACAGCCACGAGCCTTGCACTTGCCGACCGACCGGAGCCTCGGGACGCAGGCGCTCTTTCCGGTGATTCGTCGCGCCGCCGGACCGTCGTGCTGCTGGGGATCGACGGGGCCGGCAAGACCACCACGGCAACAGCCCTCGTGGCTTCGCTCCGGGATTCCGGGGCCCGTGCCCAGTTGTTGCGAAACCCGGCCGGGCGCCGCTGGATGACCAAGGTGGCCGCCAGGTTCGGGACGGCGTTGACGCCGGTTTGGGCCAATCGGCTTGAATCGGTCGTCCGGTGCGTCAATGTCCTGCTCGCCCATACCCGGGCCGTCGCGTTTCCCGGAACCACCGTGATGGACCGCCACGTGGCCTGCCAGCTGGTCTTGCGTTCCATCCGGGGCCTACCCCAAGGCGTCCTCTTGCCGTGGCTGCTGGCCCGGCTTCCGCGCCCGGAGGCGATCATCCTGATCGATGTCCCGGCCGATGTCGCATACTCCCGGATCCTGCTGCGCGGGGAAGACAGCGAGACCCTTGCCTATTTGAGCTCGTCGCGCGAGGCCTACCTTGAGATTGCGATGGCCCGGGGCTGGCACGTCGTTGACGGATCCGGCACGCCCCAGCAAGTGGCCGCCGACGCCCTGCGGGCCGCGTGCTCCCTCAGCTGA
- a CDS encoding type II toxin-antitoxin system VapB family antitoxin, with amino-acid sequence MIFKSVGDSRPYPEHGYVTPKDWSSVAPMQVRLDELVTTKSTLDLAALLAEDSTFFGDLFPHVVQWKGTRYLEDGLHRAVRTALHQRSILHARVLVLED; translated from the coding sequence GTGATCTTCAAATCTGTCGGCGATTCGCGCCCGTACCCGGAACACGGCTACGTCACCCCGAAGGACTGGTCTTCCGTTGCGCCCATGCAGGTGCGCCTCGACGAGCTGGTGACCACCAAGAGCACCCTGGACCTGGCCGCGTTGCTGGCCGAGGACTCCACGTTCTTCGGGGACCTGTTCCCGCACGTCGTGCAGTGGAAGGGCACCCGCTACCTGGAAGACGGACTGCACCGGGCCGTCCGCACGGCCCTGCACCAACGTTCGATCCTGCACGCCCGCGTGCTGGTGCTGGAAGACTAG
- the aceA gene encoding isocitrate lyase: MTEQNSTENRIAAIEQDWATNPRWNGVTRDYSAAEVVKLQGSVQEEHTLARRGSEKLWKQLTEEAPTGGYTNALGALTGNQAVQQVKAGLRAIYLSGWQVAADANLSGHTYPDQSLYPANSVPQVVRRINNALLRADQIEHAEGIKSVEDWIVPIVADAEAGFGGPLNAYELMKSMISSGASGVHWEDQLASEKKCGHLGGKVLIPTQQHVRTLNAARLAADVAGTPSVVIARTDAEAATLITSDVDDRDKEFVTGERTAEGFYKVRNGIEPCIARAKAYAPYSDLIWMETGTPDLELARKFAEAVKADFPDQMLSYNCSPSFNWKKHLDDATIAKFQRELGAMGFTFQFITLAGFHSLNHSMFDLAHGYAREGMSAYVELQEAEFASEARGYTATKHQREVGTGYFDDIATVLNPNASTLALAGSTEAGQFH, from the coding sequence ATGACCGAGCAGAACTCGACCGAGAACCGTATCGCAGCAATCGAACAGGATTGGGCAACCAACCCACGCTGGAACGGCGTTACTCGTGATTACTCGGCAGCTGAAGTTGTGAAGCTCCAGGGTTCCGTCCAGGAAGAGCACACGCTGGCTCGCCGCGGCTCGGAGAAGCTCTGGAAGCAGCTCACCGAGGAAGCCCCGACCGGCGGCTACACCAACGCACTGGGCGCCCTGACCGGCAACCAGGCAGTGCAGCAGGTCAAGGCCGGCCTCCGCGCCATCTACCTCTCGGGTTGGCAGGTCGCAGCAGACGCCAACCTCTCGGGCCACACCTACCCGGACCAGTCCCTCTACCCGGCCAACTCGGTTCCGCAGGTCGTGCGCCGCATCAACAACGCGCTGCTCCGTGCCGACCAGATCGAGCACGCCGAAGGCATCAAGTCGGTTGAGGACTGGATCGTCCCGATCGTTGCCGACGCAGAGGCAGGCTTCGGCGGCCCGCTGAACGCCTACGAACTGATGAAGTCGATGATCTCCTCCGGCGCCTCGGGCGTTCACTGGGAAGACCAGCTCGCTTCGGAGAAGAAGTGCGGCCACCTCGGCGGCAAGGTCCTGATCCCGACCCAGCAGCACGTTCGCACCCTGAACGCAGCCCGCCTGGCAGCAGACGTCGCCGGCACCCCGTCGGTCGTCATCGCACGCACCGACGCCGAGGCAGCAACCCTGATCACCTCCGACGTCGATGACCGCGACAAGGAATTCGTCACCGGCGAGCGCACCGCGGAAGGCTTCTACAAGGTCCGCAACGGCATCGAGCCGTGCATCGCCCGTGCCAAGGCCTACGCACCGTACTCGGACCTCATCTGGATGGAGACCGGCACCCCGGACCTGGAACTTGCCCGCAAGTTCGCCGAGGCAGTCAAGGCAGACTTCCCGGACCAGATGCTCTCCTACAACTGCTCCCCTTCCTTCAACTGGAAGAAGCACCTGGACGATGCAACCATCGCCAAGTTCCAGCGCGAACTCGGCGCCATGGGCTTCACCTTCCAGTTCATCACCCTCGCAGGCTTCCACTCCCTGAACCACTCGATGTTCGACCTGGCCCACGGCTACGCCCGTGAAGGCATGAGCGCCTACGTCGAGCTCCAGGAAGCGGAATTCGCTTCGGAGGCACGCGGCTACACCGCAACCAAGCACCAGCGCGAAGTCGGCACCGGCTACTTCGACGACATCGCCACCGTGTTGAACCCGAACGCCTCGACCCTGGCCCTGGCCGGATCCACCGAAGCCGGACAGTTCCACTAA
- a CDS encoding MFS transporter, producing MSQPHDPPTKLFTRDFLLAATANLFISMVFYLLMTSMAIYAVDRFNASDSAAGLASSAFIIGSVTARFFAGKLLVVLGRKRLMVISLCVFVLASVLYIFSDTMWLLLIVRFVHGMAFGSGNTAIATAVQAIIPPARRSEGTGYFGLSTTLSTAAGPFLAVVLAANGNYTSVFVFCTVSSAAALAFALMMHMPEPPRLHDRPGGAPRRGSFIRSIISPAALPISLVLLVCGIAYSGIISFLAPFLISSSMAEAASWFFLVYAVTVLVSRLFAGRIQDRRGDNAIMYPLLVVFALGMAALAFTPSNLTVASAAALTGFGFGALMPCAQAIAVNAVPPAELGVATSTFFLMLDVGIGFGPVALGLLIPHVGYTGMFGILAVLSALGIALYFQVHGRHAGGTRPRTA from the coding sequence GTGAGCCAGCCACACGATCCCCCCACGAAACTCTTCACCCGGGATTTCCTGCTCGCCGCCACCGCCAACCTGTTCATTTCCATGGTCTTCTACCTCTTGATGACCTCGATGGCGATCTACGCCGTGGACAGGTTCAATGCTTCGGACAGCGCCGCCGGATTGGCCTCGAGCGCCTTCATCATCGGTTCGGTCACCGCGCGTTTCTTTGCCGGCAAGCTGCTGGTGGTCCTGGGACGCAAGCGGCTGATGGTCATCTCGCTGTGCGTGTTCGTGTTGGCCTCGGTGCTCTACATCTTCAGCGACACCATGTGGCTGCTGCTCATCGTCCGGTTTGTCCATGGCATGGCCTTCGGATCGGGCAACACCGCGATCGCCACCGCGGTCCAGGCCATCATTCCCCCGGCACGGCGCAGCGAAGGAACCGGGTACTTCGGCCTTTCCACCACCTTGTCCACCGCGGCGGGCCCCTTCTTGGCGGTGGTGCTGGCCGCAAACGGCAACTACACCTCCGTGTTCGTGTTCTGCACGGTTTCATCGGCGGCCGCACTGGCCTTCGCGTTGATGATGCACATGCCCGAGCCGCCTCGGCTGCACGACAGGCCCGGGGGCGCCCCGCGGCGCGGCAGCTTCATCCGTTCCATCATCAGCCCCGCCGCACTGCCCATCTCCCTGGTGCTGTTGGTCTGCGGCATCGCCTACTCGGGGATCATCTCCTTCCTGGCTCCCTTCCTGATTTCCAGTTCCATGGCCGAGGCCGCCAGCTGGTTTTTCCTGGTCTATGCCGTCACGGTGCTGGTTTCCCGGCTTTTTGCCGGACGCATCCAGGACAGGCGGGGCGACAACGCCATCATGTATCCGCTGCTGGTCGTCTTTGCCCTGGGCATGGCGGCGCTGGCGTTCACTCCGAGCAACCTGACAGTTGCCTCGGCCGCGGCGCTGACCGGATTCGGTTTCGGGGCACTGATGCCCTGTGCCCAGGCCATTGCCGTGAATGCGGTGCCCCCGGCGGAACTTGGCGTAGCGACCTCGACGTTCTTCCTGATGCTTGATGTCGGGATCGGCTTCGGGCCGGTGGCATTGGGATTGCTCATCCCCCATGTGGGCTACACGGGCATGTTCGGGATCCTCGCGGTGCTGTCTGCCCTTGGCATCGCCCTGTATTTCCAGGTCCACGGCCGCCATGCGGGCGGCACCCGGCCCAGGACCGCTTAG
- a CDS encoding LytR C-terminal domain-containing protein — protein MARNTDPNDWHGHRIISEDQLASPEFTTDARIKKRRTIRHGIILTFILLVLIASLVLAYMVNTRSLIIDALEPKPVAEAPVAVNEACPTTKFNYVDPAKMKVNVMNATQVSGLAGATATKLKKRGFKVGDVGNARLSNVEVVGAVTSGPDGYAQAMTVQRHIKDLTYVYDPKRPGKTVDLVVGTKYKDLVKEKSVNKKPGKLGCTPPKPKDDAKPSTEQKDK, from the coding sequence TTGGCGCGCAATACCGATCCAAACGATTGGCACGGCCACCGAATCATCTCCGAAGACCAGTTGGCGAGCCCCGAGTTCACCACGGATGCCAGGATCAAGAAGCGGCGCACCATCCGCCACGGAATCATCCTCACGTTTATCCTGCTGGTCCTGATCGCGTCCCTGGTCCTGGCATACATGGTCAACACCCGTTCCCTGATCATCGATGCGCTTGAGCCCAAGCCGGTTGCCGAGGCCCCGGTTGCGGTGAACGAGGCCTGCCCCACCACGAAGTTCAACTATGTCGACCCGGCCAAGATGAAGGTCAACGTCATGAACGCCACGCAGGTTTCCGGCCTGGCCGGCGCCACGGCAACGAAGCTGAAGAAACGCGGATTCAAGGTCGGGGACGTGGGCAACGCGCGCCTGTCCAACGTCGAGGTGGTGGGCGCCGTGACCTCCGGGCCCGACGGTTACGCCCAGGCCATGACGGTTCAGCGGCACATCAAGGACCTGACCTACGTCTACGATCCCAAGCGCCCGGGGAAGACCGTGGACCTGGTCGTTGGCACCAAGTACAAGGACCTGGTCAAGGAAAAATCGGTCAACAAGAAGCCCGGGAAGCTTGGTTGCACCCCGCCGAAGCCGAAGGACGATGCAAAGCCGTCGACGGAGCAGAAAGACAAATAA
- the aceB gene encoding malate synthase A codes for MNDPITLNGITLVAAPVRRQEQILTPQALDFLAQLHKAFDGRRAELMQTRQLNRARIANGADPKFRPETKHIRDDASWQVAPIAPGLEDRRVEITGPTDRKMTINALNSGAKVWLADLEDSSTPSWSNVINGQLNLRSVLDRNIDFTSPEGKEYKLQGEKLTDMPTIVVRPRGWHLPEKNLLVGGKPVSGALVDFGLYFFHNAQRLISQGRGPYFYLPKIENHLEARLWNDVFVMAQDLVGIPQGTIRATVLIETITAAFEMEEILYELRDHAAGLNAGRWDYIFSIIKNFRSRGPRFVLPDRGMVTMTAPFMRSYTEQLVRACHRRGAMAIGGMAAFIPNRKDEAINTVAFEKVRADKTREANDGFDGSWVAHPDLVPVAREVFDSVLGDNPNQRENTRDDVTPDDKELLNIAGTEGKITEAGIRNNIEVGIRYMEAWLRGNGAVAIHNLMEDAATAEISRSQIWQWIQQAAITDEGELISRHWVEALTEEEFEKLSRFEGDRFDDAREIFEACALREDFPTFLTVQAYNRYLREAKALEPAA; via the coding sequence ATGAACGATCCAATCACCCTGAACGGTATTACTTTGGTCGCTGCCCCCGTCCGCCGGCAGGAACAGATCCTCACCCCCCAGGCGTTGGACTTCTTGGCCCAGCTCCACAAGGCATTCGACGGACGCCGCGCAGAACTGATGCAGACCCGCCAACTCAACCGTGCGCGGATCGCCAACGGCGCGGATCCGAAGTTCCGTCCCGAGACCAAGCACATCCGTGACGACGCCTCCTGGCAGGTCGCCCCCATCGCTCCCGGCCTGGAGGACCGCCGCGTGGAGATCACCGGCCCGACCGACCGCAAGATGACAATCAACGCACTGAACTCCGGCGCGAAGGTCTGGCTGGCAGACCTCGAGGACTCCTCGACCCCCAGCTGGTCCAACGTCATCAACGGACAGCTGAACCTGCGCTCCGTGCTGGACCGCAACATCGACTTCACCTCGCCCGAGGGCAAGGAATACAAGCTGCAGGGCGAAAAGCTCACCGACATGCCCACCATCGTGGTTCGCCCGCGTGGCTGGCACCTGCCGGAAAAGAACCTGCTGGTTGGCGGCAAGCCGGTCTCCGGCGCGTTGGTCGACTTCGGCCTGTACTTCTTCCACAACGCCCAGCGCCTGATCTCCCAGGGCCGCGGCCCCTACTTCTACCTGCCGAAGATCGAGAACCACCTGGAGGCACGCCTCTGGAACGACGTCTTCGTGATGGCCCAGGACCTGGTGGGCATCCCGCAGGGCACCATCCGTGCCACGGTCCTTATCGAGACCATCACCGCGGCCTTTGAGATGGAAGAGATCCTCTACGAGCTGCGCGACCACGCAGCAGGGCTGAACGCCGGCCGCTGGGACTACATCTTCTCGATCATCAAGAACTTCCGTTCCCGCGGCCCGCGCTTCGTGCTCCCGGACCGCGGCATGGTCACCATGACCGCGCCGTTCATGCGCTCCTACACCGAGCAGCTGGTTCGTGCCTGCCACCGTCGCGGTGCCATGGCCATCGGCGGCATGGCTGCCTTCATCCCCAACCGCAAGGACGAGGCAATCAACACCGTGGCCTTCGAGAAGGTCCGTGCCGACAAGACCCGCGAAGCCAACGACGGCTTCGACGGCTCCTGGGTTGCACACCCGGACCTGGTTCCGGTGGCCCGCGAGGTCTTCGACTCGGTCCTGGGCGATAACCCGAACCAGCGCGAGAACACCCGCGACGATGTCACCCCGGACGACAAGGAACTGCTGAACATCGCCGGCACCGAGGGCAAGATCACCGAAGCCGGCATCCGCAACAACATCGAGGTGGGCATCCGCTACATGGAGGCCTGGCTGCGCGGCAACGGCGCCGTCGCCATCCACAACCTCATGGAGGATGCCGCCACCGCCGAGATCTCGCGTTCGCAGATCTGGCAGTGGATCCAGCAGGCAGCCATCACCGACGAGGGAGAACTGATTTCCCGTCACTGGGTCGAGGCGCTGACCGAAGAGGAATTCGAGAAGCTTTCCCGCTTCGAGGGCGACCGTTTCGACGACGCCCGCGAGATCTTCGAGGCATGCGCCTTGCGTGAGGACTTCCCGACCTTCCTCACCGTCCAGGCCTACAACCGCTACCTGCGCGAGGCCAAGGCACTCGAACCGGCAGCCTAG
- a CDS encoding ArsR/SmtB family transcription factor, with protein sequence MQIRLSAEDLTRVRFTVSPLWETVTSMRALQLGTRLHRPWITEATSRILASRDTAKQDHLKLLTTLIRPTGFIADSLTPTPLRQDTFEAGLTAVAAVPPEFWVRDLSYLIAVEREETRLETIRAFCDDPDGGIPRLLAALRWYWETALEPFWPRLRAMLLADLDYRLALLAEHGIHQVFDTLHPSVRRTRDGLEITANCDGSHHAAPGNGLILVPSAFVWPRTLVLDVEPFVPTLTYAPRGVGRLWENTRQVKDSPVAKLLGHTRATILAQLDLPMTTTQLACALDLAAGTVNGHLKVLEASGLTDTIRAGREVFYRRAGLGEDLLARA encoded by the coding sequence ATGCAGATCAGACTGTCGGCCGAGGACCTGACCCGGGTGCGTTTCACCGTCTCGCCCCTGTGGGAAACCGTCACCAGCATGCGCGCCCTGCAGCTCGGAACCCGGTTGCACCGGCCCTGGATCACGGAGGCGACCTCGCGCATCCTGGCTTCGAGGGACACCGCGAAACAAGACCACCTGAAGCTACTCACCACCTTGATCCGTCCCACCGGGTTCATCGCCGATTCCTTGACACCCACACCGCTGCGACAGGACACCTTCGAGGCAGGCCTCACGGCTGTCGCCGCCGTGCCGCCGGAGTTTTGGGTCCGTGATCTCAGTTACTTGATAGCGGTCGAGCGGGAAGAAACCAGGCTGGAGACGATCCGTGCGTTCTGCGACGACCCTGATGGCGGAATCCCTCGACTTCTCGCGGCCCTGCGCTGGTACTGGGAGACTGCTCTTGAACCCTTCTGGCCCCGACTGCGCGCCATGCTGCTGGCGGACCTGGACTACAGGCTGGCGCTGCTGGCGGAACACGGAATCCACCAGGTCTTCGACACCCTGCACCCCAGCGTCCGGCGCACCCGCGACGGACTGGAGATCACCGCGAACTGCGACGGCTCGCACCATGCCGCGCCCGGCAACGGGCTGATCCTGGTCCCCAGCGCATTCGTCTGGCCGCGCACCCTGGTCCTGGATGTCGAACCATTCGTCCCCACACTCACCTACGCCCCGCGCGGGGTCGGCCGGCTCTGGGAGAACACCCGCCAGGTGAAGGACTCCCCCGTGGCCAAGCTGCTCGGCCACACGCGTGCAACGATCCTGGCCCAGCTCGACCTCCCGATGACGACCACCCAGTTGGCCTGCGCCCTGGACCTGGCAGCGGGAACGGTCAACGGGCACCTGAAGGTGCTCGAAGCCTCGGGGCTCACCGACACCATCCGTGCCGGCCGCGAGGTTTTCTACCGACGAGCGGGCCTGGGCGAGGACCTGCTCGCCCGGGCGTAG
- a CDS encoding DsbA family oxidoreductase, which produces MTETRLSVDIYSDIACPWCFIGKRRFETAVAALPFGDKVDVKWHAFQLDPSLPDHYEGSEVDYLVKAKGMPAEQVAGMLEHVTAQAAGEGLDYDFEALRPANSFTALRLLALAKERNLGNEMKEALLSAHFEKGVDTGSTAALQAIADSVGLDAAESAEVLAGDKYADAVRADGVRARELGVTGVPFFVLEDKYGISGAQPAEVFEQALNQVWKEIGGETLQMLGTPSPDGEVCGPEGCN; this is translated from the coding sequence ATGACTGAAACCCGCCTGAGCGTTGACATCTATTCCGACATTGCCTGCCCCTGGTGCTTCATCGGCAAGCGCCGCTTCGAGACGGCCGTTGCGGCCCTTCCCTTCGGGGACAAGGTCGACGTGAAATGGCATGCGTTCCAACTGGATCCCTCGCTGCCCGACCACTACGAAGGCAGCGAAGTGGACTACCTGGTCAAGGCCAAGGGCATGCCCGCCGAGCAGGTCGCCGGAATGCTTGAGCATGTCACCGCCCAGGCCGCCGGGGAGGGCCTGGACTACGACTTCGAGGCATTGCGCCCGGCCAACTCCTTCACCGCCTTGCGCCTGCTGGCCTTGGCCAAGGAGCGCAATCTCGGCAACGAGATGAAGGAAGCCCTGCTCTCGGCCCATTTCGAGAAGGGCGTGGACACCGGCAGCACCGCGGCGCTGCAGGCCATCGCCGATTCCGTGGGCCTCGACGCGGCGGAATCCGCCGAGGTGCTCGCCGGGGACAAGTACGCCGACGCGGTGCGGGCCGATGGTGTGCGTGCCCGCGAGCTGGGCGTCACTGGCGTGCCCTTCTTCGTCTTGGAGGACAAGTACGGGATTTCCGGCGCCCAGCCGGCGGAGGTCTTCGAACAGGCTCTGAACCAGGTCTGGAAGGAAATCGGAGGCGAGACCCTGCAGATGCTCGGCACCCCCTCACCCGACGGTGAGGTGTGCGGTCCCGAGGGCTGCAACTAA
- a CDS encoding PH domain-containing protein yields the protein MIDFNNASVFKLSPCNPNDVAGEVTPLFVQGEDLLAAFKGVRDYVVFSNKRLIAVNIQGITGKKRDYTSLPYSKIQAFSVETAGTFDLDAELDLWFSGLGKVRLEFKGKVDVRALSQLIASHVL from the coding sequence ATGATCGATTTCAACAATGCCTCCGTCTTCAAGCTCAGTCCGTGCAACCCGAATGACGTGGCAGGGGAAGTCACCCCGCTCTTCGTACAGGGCGAGGACCTGCTCGCCGCCTTCAAGGGTGTGCGGGACTACGTGGTCTTCAGCAACAAGCGGCTCATTGCGGTGAACATCCAGGGGATCACCGGCAAGAAGCGCGACTATACGTCGTTGCCGTATTCCAAGATCCAGGCCTTCTCCGTGGAAACCGCCGGAACCTTCGACCTCGATGCCGAACTGGATTTGTGGTTCAGTGGCTTGGGCAAGGTCCGCCTCGAGTTCAAGGGCAAGGTCGACGTGCGCGCCCTCTCGCAGCTCATCGCTTCCCACGTCCTGTAG